A genomic stretch from Hugenholtzia roseola DSM 9546 includes:
- a CDS encoding CapA family protein encodes MLAQKKENIKQDTLSLVFVGDLMGHSSQFLYARQAEGGYNFEPYFEMVKPYLSEADFAIGNLETVLAGKTQNYSGYPQFNTPNAYADALKTAGFDLIVTTNNHSYDQLEAGILRTLDELEKRNLTPIGTYRNEKAQDSLVICTKKGISFALLAYTQFSNLPVPTSKKYLVNHIEIEKIEQDIKKARKKGAEIVIIHLHWGQEYQTLPNDYQKETTQAIIAAGADIIIGGHPHVLQPIEKFKTQNGATLDSGLVAYSLGNFISAQYWRYSTAGVMLRLELSKKEGKISLSRLACVPTWVLGGQKYAPLKTYKVYPAGLEARFSQNRPLAHWLTVPFSANLDLLTPALVRDMKEAYQDSQQILALYLKNQVQWDNWLVNPFFQLEPRKPTFNRLTTKQSLTFTEIKPQKQPVFQAFAGKKASKKSKKEKGKQ; translated from the coding sequence TTGCTTGCACAAAAAAAAGAAAATATCAAACAAGATACCCTTTCTTTGGTCTTTGTAGGCGATTTGATGGGACACTCCTCCCAATTTTTATACGCACGCCAAGCAGAAGGGGGGTACAATTTTGAACCCTACTTCGAAATGGTCAAGCCCTACCTTTCCGAAGCCGACTTTGCCATCGGCAATCTCGAAACGGTTTTGGCGGGCAAAACGCAAAACTATTCAGGCTACCCCCAATTCAACACGCCCAACGCCTATGCAGACGCGCTAAAAACGGCAGGTTTTGATTTGATAGTTACGACGAATAACCATTCCTACGACCAACTCGAAGCGGGCATTTTGCGCACCTTAGACGAATTAGAAAAGCGAAACCTTACCCCCATAGGCACATATCGCAATGAAAAGGCACAAGACTCGCTCGTTATTTGTACCAAAAAAGGAATTAGCTTTGCACTTTTAGCCTATACACAATTTTCTAATTTGCCTGTGCCTACCTCAAAAAAATATTTGGTCAATCATATAGAAATTGAAAAAATAGAACAAGATATAAAAAAAGCAAGAAAAAAAGGGGCTGAAATTGTTATCATACACCTACATTGGGGGCAAGAGTATCAGACCCTACCCAATGACTACCAAAAAGAAACCACACAGGCAATAATTGCCGCAGGTGCAGATATTATCATTGGCGGACACCCTCACGTTTTACAGCCGATAGAAAAATTTAAGACACAAAATGGCGCAACGCTCGATTCGGGACTTGTGGCGTACTCTTTGGGCAATTTTATTTCGGCGCAATATTGGCGTTATTCTACGGCAGGGGTAATGTTACGACTCGAACTAAGCAAAAAAGAGGGTAAAATTTCACTTTCACGCCTTGCCTGCGTGCCTACTTGGGTTTTGGGTGGGCAAAAGTACGCACCCTTAAAAACTTACAAAGTCTATCCTGCGGGTCTGGAAGCGCGTTTTTCTCAAAATCGTCCGTTGGCACATTGGCTCACTGTTCCTTTTTCTGCAAATTTAGACCTGCTCACGCCTGCGCTTGTGCGCGATATGAAGGAGGCTTATCAGGACAGTCAGCAGATTTTGGCTTTGTATCTAAAAAATCAGGTGCAATGGGATAATTGGCTTGTCAATCCTTTTTTCCAACTCGAACCCAGAAAGCCTACTTTTAATCGCCTTACCACCAAACAAAGTTTGACCTTCACAGAAATAAAACCTCAAAAACAGCCTGTTTTTCAGGCTTTTGCAGGAAAGAAGGCTTCTAAAAAATCTAAAAAAGAAAAAGGAAAGCAATAA
- a CDS encoding DUF2147 domain-containing protein yields MNLSCLFILPLPSAMRHFCLQLGFVLLSTFAFSAPLLAQNESLSPIGKWKTIDDNTGKARSIVEIYEKNGKIVGKIIKVIDPDKPNPLCEKCTGDKKNKPIEGLEIIYDMKKDTYY; encoded by the coding sequence ATGAACTTATCTTGTCTTTTTATCCTGCCTTTGCCTTCTGCTATGAGGCACTTCTGCCTTCAACTTGGCTTTGTGCTGCTCTCTACCTTTGCTTTTTCTGCCCCTCTTTTGGCTCAAAATGAAAGCCTTAGCCCTATTGGAAAATGGAAAACAATAGACGACAATACAGGCAAGGCGCGTTCTATTGTAGAAATTTATGAAAAAAATGGTAAAATTGTTGGTAAAATTATCAAAGTCATTGACCCCGACAAACCCAATCCGCTTTGCGAAAAATGCACAGGCGATAAGAAAAACAAGCCCATAGAGGGCTTGGAAATTATCTATGACATGAAAAAAGACACTTATTACTAA
- a CDS encoding thermonuclease family protein: MRVLVLKVLDGDTFVVQYHNLPITIRLANIDVPELRTDFGKKVQRYLSDLILSQEVEIQVFKKDTYGRYLAEVHFKNESLDEKLVSEGLAWHWEKYSLKPELTNLERFAQDQKMGIWSEEFKEVHYTLRHPQSKEHLDL, translated from the coding sequence ATGAGGGTTTTAGTTTTAAAAGTTTTGGACGGCGACACTTTCGTCGTCCAATACCATAATTTGCCGATTACGATTCGACTTGCTAATATTGATGTACCTGAACTAAGAACCGATTTCGGTAAAAAAGTGCAGCGTTATCTTTCTGACTTGATACTTTCGCAAGAAGTTGAAATACAAGTATTTAAGAAAGATACTTACGGACGTTATTTAGCAGAAGTACATTTTAAAAATGAAAGTTTAGATGAAAAATTAGTTAGTGAAGGTTTGGCATGGCATTGGGAAAAGTACAGTTTGAAACCAGAACTAACAAATTTAGAACGCTTCGCACAAGACCAAAAAATGGGTATCTGGAGTGAAGAATTTAAAGAAGTCCATTATACCTTACGACACCCACAATCAAAAGAACATTTAGACTTATGA
- a CDS encoding single-stranded DNA-binding protein, whose protein sequence is MASLAKVTIIGYIGSAKAKEITVKSTGEVKKVINFSVAINYKKQDTEFVDWYSCELYANSFDVAWFQRGKQIYVEGILRIETFVNQENVEMTKPKIYVDKLLFMGKKED, encoded by the coding sequence ATGGCAAGTTTAGCAAAAGTAACAATTATCGGCTATATTGGCTCTGCCAAAGCCAAAGAAATCACAGTTAAAAGTACAGGAGAAGTTAAAAAAGTTATTAACTTTTCAGTAGCAATTAACTATAAAAAGCAAGATACAGAATTTGTCGATTGGTATTCTTGCGAACTCTACGCAAATTCTTTTGATGTTGCATGGTTTCAAAGAGGGAAACAAATATACGTTGAGGGTATTTTACGCATTGAAACCTTTGTAAATCAGGAAAATGTAGAGATGACAAAACCAAAAATCTATGTAGATAAATTGCTTTTTATGGGCAAAAAAGAAGATTGA